In Vreelandella piezotolerans, one genomic interval encodes:
- a CDS encoding ABC transporter ATP-binding protein: protein MIELSHVSKTFGDATAVDDITLRVAKGKLCALVGTSGCGKSTTLRMINRLIDHSSGDIILDGQAIEQYDPVKLRRRIGYVIQSTGLFPHWSVARNIGLVPRLLKWSATDTTARVEELMGLLGLPVEEFAHKYPHQLSGGQAQRVGVARALAGDPDILLMDEPFGALDPITREKLQEELAKIQSRLHKTIVFVTHDMDEALRLADHLVVMRDGRIVQQGTPLALLQHPHDPFVESLLGGLERGLKQAALTRVKDHMTSLGPTLPAQSRIPADFSLRQALSMMLRDHCDRLTVVDQNDVPIGELSLRRIVKEAQWDRTSQRES, encoded by the coding sequence ATGATCGAGCTTTCCCATGTTTCAAAGACGTTCGGCGACGCCACCGCGGTGGATGACATTACCCTGCGGGTTGCAAAAGGCAAGCTCTGTGCGTTGGTAGGTACTTCCGGCTGCGGTAAATCCACCACGCTGCGCATGATCAATCGACTCATCGATCACAGCAGTGGCGACATCATCTTGGATGGCCAGGCGATCGAGCAGTACGATCCAGTGAAGCTTCGCCGTCGCATTGGTTACGTGATTCAGAGCACCGGACTATTTCCTCACTGGAGCGTTGCACGCAACATTGGATTGGTGCCTCGGCTATTGAAGTGGTCGGCTACCGATACTACCGCTCGAGTCGAGGAGTTGATGGGGTTGCTAGGGCTGCCTGTGGAGGAGTTCGCCCATAAATATCCTCACCAACTCTCCGGCGGGCAGGCGCAACGGGTAGGTGTGGCTCGCGCGCTTGCCGGCGATCCCGATATCTTGCTCATGGATGAGCCCTTTGGGGCGCTAGACCCCATCACCCGGGAAAAGCTCCAGGAGGAGCTTGCCAAAATACAGTCTCGGCTGCACAAAACCATCGTGTTCGTGACCCACGATATGGATGAAGCACTGAGGTTGGCCGACCACCTTGTCGTCATGCGCGACGGTCGCATCGTTCAACAGGGCACGCCACTAGCGCTTTTACAGCATCCCCACGATCCGTTTGTCGAGTCGTTACTCGGCGGCCTGGAGCGGGGATTGAAGCAAGCAGCGCTCACACGGGTGAAAGACCACATGACATCGCTGGGGCCTACCTTGCCGGCGCAGTCGCGCATTCCCGCTGATTTTTCGCTGCGCCAAGCGCTCTCCATGATGTTGCGTGATCACTGTGATCGCTTGACGGTCGTCGATCAAAACGATGTGCCGATTGGTGAGCTGTCGCTTCGCCGTATCGTCAAAGAAGCACAG
- a CDS encoding ABC transporter permease codes for MSLIDALPSPSFKRRPWQPNVVLCCLSGSMLAAAWLLNVVSVAPNRIVSGTAFGMVDAIGWPGAALVSLLSLAMATLALMPNVRHYRAVLAIVTLTLLLMPFGLMVAGHWLVDPSLPQARLGIGPAYWTVLFVLLLCLVELRLRLGLSRWWTALLLFGVSVVWWGCAALWLDRLALVQEFQARQGQFYQALMQHMVLVSTAVGVSVVLGSLLAMLMRRYERLQKVAFTLLNFLQTIPSLALFGLLLAPLAWLAANVPTLAALGVSGIGNAPALIALIAYSLLPMVRNTYIALEEVSEETLQAAKAMGMRTTQRFWQVRFPLALPVLLEGVRITAVQAVGLTAVAALIGAGGLGTFIFQGLGQAAMDMVLLGALPILILALMVDAGLGALADALRPGGRQ; via the coding sequence ATGTCGTTGATCGACGCCCTACCATCGCCATCCTTTAAACGACGCCCTTGGCAGCCTAATGTCGTACTGTGCTGTCTCAGCGGGAGCATGTTAGCCGCTGCATGGCTACTGAACGTGGTGAGTGTCGCCCCTAATCGTATCGTTTCCGGTACCGCCTTTGGCATGGTCGATGCCATTGGTTGGCCAGGGGCAGCCCTGGTGTCATTGCTCTCTCTCGCTATGGCGACGTTGGCATTGATGCCTAACGTCCGGCACTATCGAGCGGTGCTGGCCATCGTTACGCTAACCTTACTACTCATGCCGTTTGGTTTGATGGTGGCTGGCCACTGGTTGGTCGACCCTTCCTTACCTCAGGCGCGTCTTGGTATTGGTCCGGCCTACTGGACCGTACTGTTCGTTTTATTGCTCTGCTTGGTAGAGCTTCGTCTGCGTCTTGGGTTATCTCGATGGTGGACGGCGCTACTGTTATTCGGTGTAAGCGTTGTCTGGTGGGGCTGTGCCGCGCTCTGGCTGGATCGCCTTGCCCTGGTACAGGAGTTCCAAGCTCGGCAGGGGCAGTTTTATCAGGCACTGATGCAGCACATGGTGCTGGTGAGCACGGCCGTAGGCGTCAGCGTGGTGCTGGGGTCGCTGCTGGCCATGCTCATGCGTCGCTATGAGCGGCTACAAAAAGTAGCGTTTACGCTGCTGAATTTTTTACAAACCATCCCCAGCTTGGCGCTGTTTGGGCTTCTGCTAGCGCCCCTTGCCTGGCTGGCAGCGAATGTCCCAACGCTGGCGGCGCTAGGGGTGAGTGGCATTGGCAACGCGCCGGCGCTGATCGCGCTCATCGCCTACAGCCTGCTGCCAATGGTGCGCAATACCTACATCGCCCTCGAAGAAGTGAGCGAGGAGACATTGCAGGCCGCCAAAGCCATGGGAATGCGAACGACACAACGTTTTTGGCAAGTGCGGTTTCCGTTGGCACTTCCCGTGCTGTTGGAAGGCGTGCGTATTACCGCCGTTCAAGCCGTGGGACTTACCGCGGTAGCGGCATTGATTGGGGCGGGCGGCTTAGGCACATTTATTTTTCAAGGGCTGGGTCAGGCTGCCATGGATATGGTGCTGTTGGGTGCGTTACCCATTTTGATCTTGGCGCTCATGGTGGATGCAGGGCTTGGTGCGTTAGCGGACGCGCTGCGTCCCGGAGGACGGCAATGA
- the cysS gene encoding cysteine--tRNA ligase, translated as MHIYNTLTRRKDPFRPLVAGKVSMYVCGMTVYDYCHLGHARVMVAFDVITRYLRHRGYDVTYVRNITDIDDKILKRAEENGEPIDALTERMIAAMHEDEARLNVLPPSQEPRATGHIDDIIAMIETLIDKGFAYAAANGDVYYRVRKFTDYGKLNNRQLDDMRSGARVDVDVHKEDPLDFVLWKAAKPGEAHWHSPWGEGRPGWHIECSAMSTCCLGDTFDIHGGGPDLTFPHHENEIAQSEAATGKTYVNTWMHAGAVRVNQEKMSKSLGNFFTIRDVLAEHDPEVVRYLLVASHYRSAINYSLDSLVEARKSLTRLYTALEGVDADEQAVASEAAERFTAAMDDDFNTPVALAALFDLARDLNRAKSDQPAEAPRLAGELKRLAGVLGLLQQVPETFLKGAQQQVALSEEEIEAKIAERHDAKTSKDFARADAIRDELAALGIVLKDSREGTTWVIEAP; from the coding sequence ATGCATATTTACAATACGCTGACTCGCCGCAAAGACCCTTTTCGCCCGCTGGTGGCCGGCAAGGTCAGCATGTACGTTTGCGGTATGACGGTGTATGACTACTGTCACCTTGGCCACGCCCGGGTGATGGTGGCCTTTGACGTGATTACCCGCTACCTGCGCCATCGCGGTTATGACGTGACCTATGTCCGCAACATCACCGATATCGACGATAAAATCCTCAAGCGGGCCGAGGAGAACGGCGAGCCCATCGACGCGCTCACCGAGCGCATGATTGCCGCGATGCATGAGGACGAAGCTCGCCTCAACGTGCTGCCACCCAGTCAGGAGCCCCGGGCAACGGGGCACATCGACGATATCATCGCGATGATCGAAACGCTCATCGACAAAGGCTTTGCCTATGCCGCGGCCAATGGTGATGTCTACTACCGAGTGCGCAAGTTCACCGACTACGGCAAATTGAACAACCGTCAGTTGGATGACATGCGCTCGGGAGCGCGCGTGGATGTGGATGTACATAAAGAGGATCCGCTGGATTTCGTGCTTTGGAAAGCGGCCAAACCCGGTGAAGCCCACTGGCACTCTCCTTGGGGAGAGGGTCGCCCCGGCTGGCACATCGAGTGCTCTGCAATGTCGACCTGCTGCTTGGGTGATACCTTCGATATCCATGGCGGCGGGCCGGATTTGACCTTTCCTCATCATGAGAACGAGATCGCCCAATCGGAAGCAGCGACAGGGAAAACCTACGTCAATACCTGGATGCATGCCGGCGCCGTGCGTGTGAATCAGGAAAAGATGTCCAAGTCCTTGGGCAATTTCTTCACCATCCGTGACGTACTTGCCGAGCATGATCCGGAAGTCGTTCGCTATCTGTTGGTCGCCAGCCACTACCGCAGCGCCATCAACTACTCGTTGGATTCGCTGGTCGAAGCACGCAAGTCGCTGACGCGACTATATACGGCGTTGGAAGGCGTGGACGCTGACGAGCAGGCAGTCGCCAGCGAGGCGGCCGAGCGCTTTACCGCGGCCATGGACGACGACTTCAACACCCCTGTCGCTTTGGCCGCGCTGTTCGACTTGGCCCGCGATCTCAACCGCGCGAAAAGCGACCAGCCAGCGGAAGCGCCGCGCTTGGCAGGCGAATTAAAGCGCTTGGCCGGGGTGCTGGGGTTATTACAGCAAGTGCCGGAAACCTTCCTCAAAGGCGCTCAGCAGCAGGTAGCGCTTAGCGAGGAGGAGATCGAAGCCAAAATCGCCGAACGTCATGATGCAAAAACCAGTAAGGATTTTGCCCGCGCGGACGCCATTCGTGACGAGCTGGCAGCGCTCGGCATCGTTCTCAAGGACTCCCGGGAAGGGACGACCTGGGTCATCGAAGCGCCTTGA
- the osmF gene encoding glycine betaine ABC transporter substrate-binding protein OsmF encodes MRSLFTPSLAACLSTVAFSVVTLSTASANDPVVVSSKIDTEGSVLGELIIQTLERNGIPTEDRLQLGGTSVVRSALQAGEIDIYPEYTGNGAFFFDMTDSPVWNSADDAYQTVSERDAEQGLIWLQPASANNTWAMSIRQDVADANDLTTLDDLAAYLADGGTFKFAASAEFVESAQALPAFQDAYGFELSDDQLLVLSGGNTAATMRAAAQQTSGVNGAMTYGTDGGLSALGLVVLEDSKGVQPVYQPAPVVREEVLDAYPDMEALLNEVFATLDLVTLQELNANVAVNGVSPDQVASDYLDSLDD; translated from the coding sequence ATGCGCTCATTGTTCACACCTTCGCTGGCTGCCTGTCTATCGACGGTAGCCTTCTCTGTAGTCACTCTTTCCACGGCCAGCGCCAACGATCCCGTCGTGGTGTCTTCGAAAATCGATACGGAAGGCTCGGTGTTGGGCGAACTGATCATTCAAACATTGGAACGCAACGGCATTCCTACGGAAGATCGCCTTCAGTTAGGGGGCACTAGCGTGGTACGTAGCGCGCTGCAAGCAGGGGAGATCGATATTTACCCAGAATACACGGGGAACGGCGCCTTCTTCTTCGACATGACCGATAGCCCCGTCTGGAACAGCGCCGACGACGCTTATCAAACCGTCAGCGAACGCGATGCCGAGCAGGGGTTGATTTGGCTACAGCCCGCCAGTGCCAACAACACTTGGGCCATGAGCATTCGCCAAGACGTGGCCGACGCCAATGATTTGACCACGCTGGATGATTTGGCTGCATATCTGGCCGATGGCGGAACGTTCAAATTTGCCGCCAGCGCTGAATTCGTCGAATCCGCCCAGGCGCTACCGGCTTTCCAGGACGCCTATGGTTTCGAGTTGAGCGATGATCAGCTGCTCGTCCTTTCGGGTGGCAACACGGCTGCTACGATGCGTGCGGCCGCGCAGCAAACCAGCGGTGTCAATGGCGCCATGACCTACGGTACCGACGGTGGTCTGAGCGCCCTGGGCCTCGTCGTGCTCGAAGACTCCAAAGGCGTACAGCCGGTGTATCAACCCGCTCCCGTGGTGCGTGAAGAAGTGCTTGACGCTTACCCTGACATGGAAGCGTTGCTGAATGAGGTGTTTGCCACGCTAGACCTCGTGACGCTGCAAGAGCTCAATGCGAATGTCGCGGTGAATGGTGTCTCGCCGGATCAAGTAGCGAGTGACTACCTCGACAGCCTGGATGACTGA
- a CDS encoding SurA N-terminal domain-containing protein, with the protein MLQSIRDGSRSWGAKIIIGLMVAAMALFGVESLFSVFGSDPNEVASVNGEPIMRQEVELNVQRALRSGQVPPEQERALRNDMLDQLITQSLLTQYAEEGGFYVSDAQLDQMIVSLPEFHDQDGRFSADIFRNRLAGAGYTPLSFREELRVDIKRQHLQQGLAFSDFTLASEEERLADLQRQQRDFRYVMLSAEDANIDVNVTDEQMQAYYDANQSRFERPEQVRVEYVLIDRQAMAEDVDVDEQALRDAWRAQSQSADRRVSHIMITFGDERSREEAQARASEALASLNEGESFADTAARYSDDTASAEDGGDLGVISRGFFGDAFDEAAFSLGVGETSQLVEMDGAFHILRVTELAGPTFEEQRDALAQDVALREVNDAFNERVQRLIDESFAADDLQSVADDLGLTLERTQWIARDEGEGVLSEPGVLDEAFSADVLEEGYNSEVIELDNDRRLVLRVAEHRDATVLPLEDVRDEVEQAVAAQQRQEALQAQAGELIASLRNGENVELEWLEANDVSRQSDSALPQSLVGEVFRMPRPSEGESVYRAVTMPQGVAVVALDRVFVGEVDEQMTAFVAQMAEQLRAQSVIQGLIDDLRNDAEIER; encoded by the coding sequence ATGCTGCAAAGTATACGAGATGGCTCCAGAAGCTGGGGTGCCAAGATAATTATCGGTCTCATGGTGGCAGCCATGGCACTGTTTGGCGTGGAGTCGCTGTTTAGCGTGTTCGGCAGCGATCCCAACGAGGTCGCCAGCGTCAATGGTGAGCCCATTATGCGTCAAGAAGTCGAGCTGAACGTTCAACGTGCGTTGCGCTCTGGACAGGTGCCGCCAGAGCAAGAGCGCGCCTTGCGCAACGATATGCTCGATCAGCTGATTACCCAATCCTTACTGACCCAGTACGCGGAAGAGGGCGGTTTTTACGTCTCCGATGCTCAATTGGATCAAATGATCGTTAGCTTGCCCGAGTTCCATGATCAAGATGGACGATTCTCAGCAGACATTTTCCGTAACCGTCTCGCCGGTGCAGGTTACACGCCTCTCTCGTTTCGTGAAGAGCTACGAGTAGACATCAAGCGACAGCATTTACAGCAAGGGCTTGCCTTTAGCGATTTCACCCTGGCTAGTGAAGAAGAGCGTTTGGCTGACTTACAGCGGCAGCAGCGAGATTTTCGTTACGTCATGCTGAGCGCCGAAGACGCCAATATCGACGTCAACGTTACCGACGAGCAGATGCAGGCTTACTACGATGCCAATCAGTCGCGTTTCGAGCGTCCTGAGCAGGTGCGCGTAGAGTATGTGTTGATCGATCGCCAAGCTATGGCGGAGGACGTCGATGTCGACGAACAGGCGCTTCGCGACGCGTGGCGAGCGCAGAGCCAAAGCGCTGATCGTCGCGTATCGCACATTATGATCACTTTCGGTGACGAGCGTAGCCGTGAAGAAGCTCAGGCGCGGGCTAGCGAAGCGCTTGCGTCCCTCAACGAAGGCGAAAGCTTTGCTGATACGGCCGCGCGCTATTCCGATGACACGGCTAGTGCCGAAGATGGCGGTGATCTAGGTGTCATCAGTCGCGGCTTTTTTGGTGATGCTTTTGACGAGGCGGCGTTTTCCCTGGGTGTGGGCGAAACCTCTCAGCTGGTAGAAATGGATGGTGCTTTCCACATTCTCCGCGTGACCGAGCTGGCAGGCCCCACCTTCGAAGAGCAGCGTGATGCACTGGCTCAAGACGTGGCACTTCGGGAAGTGAATGACGCGTTCAACGAACGGGTTCAGCGCTTGATCGATGAGAGTTTTGCCGCGGATGACCTTCAAAGCGTCGCCGATGATCTCGGCCTGACACTCGAGCGAACGCAGTGGATTGCCCGTGATGAAGGGGAAGGCGTACTTTCCGAGCCTGGCGTGCTAGATGAAGCCTTCAGTGCAGACGTGCTGGAAGAGGGCTATAACAGCGAAGTCATCGAACTCGATAACGACCGTCGTTTGGTGCTACGGGTGGCCGAGCATCGTGACGCGACGGTTCTGCCTTTGGAAGACGTGCGCGATGAGGTCGAACAGGCCGTCGCAGCTCAGCAGCGTCAAGAGGCCCTTCAGGCTCAGGCGGGAGAGTTGATTGCTTCCTTGCGGAACGGTGAAAATGTCGAGCTGGAGTGGCTGGAAGCCAATGACGTGTCGCGTCAGTCGGATAGCGCACTGCCTCAATCGCTTGTGGGCGAAGTGTTCCGTATGCCGCGTCCCAGCGAGGGCGAAAGCGTTTATCGTGCGGTGACTATGCCGCAAGGTGTGGCTGTCGTTGCGCTAGATCGCGTTTTTGTAGGCGAAGTGGACGAGCAGATGACCGCGTTCGTTGCGCAAATGGCCGAGCAGCTTCGTGCCCAGTCGGTTATCCAGGGGTTGATCGACGATCTACGTAACGATGCGGAGATCGAGCGCTAA
- a CDS encoding peptidylprolyl isomerase: MIVLQTNHGDITIALNHEKAPVTAANFEQYVRDGFYDGTLFHRVIDGFMIQGGGFDQDFNQKPTRDPIENEADNGLQNTIGTLAMARTQDPHSATAQFFINVGNNSFLNHSGKSLQGWGYAVFGEVVEGMDVVNAIKGVSTTRRGMHADVPAEDVIIERAYVKEAE; encoded by the coding sequence ATGATCGTATTACAGACGAACCACGGTGACATCACCATCGCGCTCAATCATGAAAAAGCCCCGGTTACGGCAGCCAATTTCGAGCAGTACGTGCGCGACGGTTTTTACGACGGCACGCTGTTTCACCGGGTCATTGATGGCTTCATGATTCAAGGTGGCGGTTTCGACCAGGACTTCAACCAAAAACCGACCCGTGACCCTATCGAGAACGAAGCCGATAACGGCTTGCAAAACACCATCGGCACGCTGGCCATGGCGCGCACCCAAGACCCCCACTCTGCTACGGCACAATTTTTCATCAATGTCGGTAACAACAGCTTCCTTAACCATAGTGGCAAAAGCTTGCAAGGCTGGGGCTATGCGGTGTTCGGAGAAGTCGTTGAAGGCATGGATGTGGTGAACGCGATCAAAGGCGTCAGCACCACACGTCGCGGCATGCACGCCGATGTGCCTGCGGAAGATGTCATCATCGAACGCGCCTACGTGAAGGAAGCGGAATAA
- a CDS encoding glutamine--tRNA ligase/YqeY domain fusion protein has translation MTNETTPAPNFIRNQVRDEIAGGQVTKIVTRFPPEPNGFLHIGHAKSICLNFGLAEQLGGECHLRFDDTNPAKEEQAYIDAIKEDVSWLGFEWAGPVRFASDYFDQLYAWAQHLIREDKAYVDDLSPDEIREYRGTLTEPGKPSPYRERSAEESLDLLERMRNGEFGEGEKVLRAKIDMASPNINLRDPILYRIRHAHHHQTGDKWKIYPSYDFTHGQSDAIEGITHSICTLEFEDHRPLYEWFLNNLPVPAKPRQIEFARLNLDYTLTSKRKLKLLVDEQIVDGWDDPRMPTISGMRRRGYTPASIRKFCEMIGVTRSDGGLVDIAMLTHAIRSDLEDNAPRAMCVLKPLKVVLTNVPEDHEEVYEVPGHPARDDMPMRKVPFGRELYIDQDDFMEDAPKKFFRLAPGKEVRLRNSYVIRCDEVIKDDAGEIVELRCSVDFDTLGKNPEGRKVKGVIHWVSAAHGVPMEVRLYDNLFMVEQPDRDKDVDFLEHLNPESLVVCNAIGEPSLASAAPEDRFQFERVGYFCADRHVSTNDHLVFNRTVGLKDSWAKIKQKG, from the coding sequence ATGACCAACGAGACCACCCCAGCGCCGAACTTCATTCGCAACCAAGTACGCGACGAGATAGCGGGCGGCCAGGTCACCAAAATCGTGACGCGCTTTCCCCCGGAGCCCAACGGCTTTTTGCATATCGGCCACGCCAAGTCGATCTGTTTGAATTTCGGGTTGGCAGAGCAGTTGGGTGGTGAGTGTCATCTGCGCTTTGACGACACCAACCCTGCCAAAGAAGAGCAGGCGTACATCGATGCCATCAAAGAGGACGTCAGCTGGCTGGGCTTCGAGTGGGCCGGACCGGTGCGCTTTGCCTCTGATTATTTCGATCAGCTCTACGCCTGGGCGCAGCATCTGATTCGTGAAGACAAAGCCTATGTGGATGACCTCTCCCCGGATGAGATTCGCGAGTATCGAGGCACGCTGACCGAGCCCGGCAAGCCTAGCCCCTACCGTGAGCGCAGCGCCGAAGAGAGCTTGGACCTTCTAGAACGGATGCGTAACGGTGAGTTTGGTGAAGGCGAAAAAGTGCTGCGCGCCAAAATCGATATGGCGTCGCCCAACATCAATTTGCGCGATCCGATCTTGTACCGCATTCGTCATGCGCATCATCACCAAACAGGTGACAAGTGGAAAATCTACCCCTCGTACGATTTTACCCACGGTCAGTCGGATGCCATCGAGGGTATTACTCACTCCATCTGTACGCTGGAGTTCGAAGACCACCGCCCGCTATACGAGTGGTTCTTGAACAATCTGCCGGTGCCCGCCAAGCCGCGCCAGATTGAATTTGCCAGACTGAACCTCGACTACACGCTGACCTCCAAACGTAAGCTGAAGCTGTTGGTGGATGAGCAGATCGTCGATGGTTGGGATGACCCGCGAATGCCGACCATTTCCGGTATGCGTCGCCGCGGCTATACGCCCGCTTCGATTCGTAAATTCTGTGAAATGATCGGCGTGACCCGTTCCGACGGTGGTTTGGTGGATATCGCCATGCTGACCCACGCCATTCGTTCGGACCTGGAAGATAACGCACCCCGCGCCATGTGCGTGCTCAAGCCGCTGAAAGTAGTGCTGACGAACGTGCCGGAAGATCACGAGGAAGTGTACGAGGTGCCGGGCCACCCAGCGCGTGACGATATGCCGATGCGCAAGGTGCCGTTTGGTCGTGAACTCTACATCGACCAAGACGACTTCATGGAAGACGCACCGAAAAAATTCTTCCGCTTAGCGCCCGGTAAAGAAGTCCGTCTGCGTAATAGCTATGTGATCCGTTGTGATGAGGTTATCAAAGATGACGCAGGCGAGATCGTCGAGCTGCGCTGCTCCGTCGATTTCGACACCCTGGGTAAAAACCCCGAAGGCCGCAAGGTGAAAGGGGTGATTCACTGGGTCAGCGCGGCCCACGGCGTGCCGATGGAAGTGCGCCTCTACGATAACCTGTTCATGGTCGAGCAGCCCGATCGTGACAAGGACGTCGACTTCCTCGAGCATTTGAACCCCGAGTCGCTGGTGGTATGCAACGCCATTGGCGAGCCAAGCCTGGCCAGCGCCGCGCCGGAAGATCGCTTCCAATTCGAGCGAGTCGGTTATTTCTGTGCTGATCGCCATGTCTCCACTAACGACCACCTGGTGTTCAACCGTACCGTTGGGTTGAAAGATAGCTGGGCGAAAATCAAACAGAAGGGCTAA
- a CDS encoding HU family DNA-binding protein: protein MNKSELIEAIAASADIPKAAATRALDAMVESVTDSLKKGESVSLVGFGTFAIKERAARTGRNPQTGQPIEISAAKVPSFKAGKALKDAVN from the coding sequence GTGAATAAGTCCGAGCTGATTGAAGCTATTGCCGCGTCTGCAGATATTCCGAAAGCAGCGGCAACCCGCGCATTGGATGCCATGGTGGAGTCTGTCACCGATAGCCTCAAAAAAGGCGAGAGTGTTTCTCTGGTCGGTTTTGGTACATTTGCGATCAAAGAGCGTGCTGCGCGTACTGGCCGTAACCCGCAGACGGGTCAGCCCATCGAAATCAGCGCCGCCAAAGTACCTAGCTTTAAAGCCGGTAAAGCGCTGAAAGACGCCGTCAACTAA
- a CDS encoding UDP-2,3-diacylglucosamine diphosphatase, with protein sequence MRTLLIADMHLSHETPEINQGFYRYLEQTASGAQALYILGDLFDAWMGDDLLDTPHPLSTVAHDVIRRLHALSEAGTAVYFIHGNRDFLLGERFIHACGATLLPESEQVELQGVPAVILHGDSLCTKDEAYMAFRAQSRSEQWQQQILSLPLEQRLELAKSLRMQSGDANAGKADDIMDVTQDEVVALMERYGVTTMIHGHTHRPKVHDLTVEDVPAKRFVLGDWDNQHGWDVVVEPANERHAEPVLRQFSLDALP encoded by the coding sequence ATGCGTACGCTGCTAATCGCTGATATGCATCTAAGTCACGAGACACCTGAGATCAATCAGGGGTTTTATCGCTACTTAGAACAGACGGCCAGTGGGGCACAGGCGCTCTACATCCTGGGAGATCTTTTCGATGCCTGGATGGGTGACGACCTGCTGGACACCCCTCACCCACTGAGCACCGTGGCCCATGACGTCATTCGACGACTGCACGCACTCAGTGAAGCTGGCACTGCCGTCTATTTCATCCATGGCAACCGAGACTTTTTACTGGGTGAACGTTTTATTCACGCCTGTGGCGCCACCCTGCTACCGGAAAGCGAACAAGTAGAGCTGCAAGGCGTTCCCGCCGTCATTCTCCACGGCGATAGCCTCTGCACCAAAGACGAGGCGTATATGGCTTTTCGCGCTCAGTCGCGCAGCGAACAGTGGCAGCAGCAAATTCTTTCGCTGCCCCTGGAGCAGCGGTTGGAGCTTGCCAAAAGCCTGCGCATGCAGTCGGGTGATGCCAATGCGGGCAAAGCCGACGACATCATGGACGTCACCCAAGATGAGGTTGTGGCACTCATGGAACGTTACGGTGTAACGACCATGATTCATGGGCACACCCATCGGCCCAAGGTGCACGACCTCACGGTCGAAGACGTTCCTGCCAAGCGCTTCGTACTGGGCGACTGGGACAACCAACACGGCTGGGATGTGGTGGTAGAGCCTGCTAATGAGCGTCATGCCGAACCCGTTCTGCGTCAGTTTTCGCTCGACGCTCTGCCTTGA